One part of the Anopheles coustani chromosome 2, idAnoCousDA_361_x.2, whole genome shotgun sequence genome encodes these proteins:
- the LOC131264696 gene encoding larval cuticle protein 65Ag1-like, giving the protein MNKETVCHLVIIVNLILSIDARPANEVGHNFDHFEVSSDQRGGQSFSYKTKDGQWRDETVEVDAATGKLVISGWYRYVGTDGEIYQVKYVADENGFRPLGTHLPGADLSDPSVFGVFTPLADGISKTVLLSLVG; this is encoded by the exons ATGAATAAG GAAACAGTTTGTCATCTGGTGATAATTGTAAATCTAATCCTGTCAATCGACGCACGACCCGCAAATGAAGTTGGCCACAACTTTGATCACTTTGAAGTCAGCAGCGACCAGCGCGGAGGACAATCATTTTC GTACAAAACCAAGGATGGTCAATGGCGTGACGAAACGGTGGAGGTGGACGCCGCCACCGGGAAGCTGGTCATATCCGGCTGGTACCGGTACGTCGGTACGGATGGGGAGATTTACCAGGTGAAGTACGTGGCGGACGAGAACGGCTTCCGACCGCTTGGAACGCATCTTCCGGGTGCCGATCTGTCGGATCCGAGTGTCTTCGGCGTATTTACGCCGCTCGCCGATGGTATCTCCAAGACAGTGTTGCTTTCGCTGGTCGGGTAA
- the LOC131264698 gene encoding uncharacterized protein LOC131264698: MRVVSLVVLCLMLFHAASLTAAPLGEERADLVRYENVQTENGYRFSFETKDGQIREEVGTIDVPTGVLKVSGRYSYRTPDGASYRVDFVADENGYRTIEQPNVAVQMLPFPTPVGALNLITRLFGTIKFESTMNKKTISLLLVVFSLILSIDARPTNEVNNNYQHFEVIRDQYGGQSFSYKTDDGQWRNETVKVDANTGKLIISGWYRYVGTDGEIYQVKYVADENGFRPLGAHLPGADLSDRSIFDVSTRLANGLSRTSLLSLAG, encoded by the exons ATGCGTGTGGTGAGT TTAGTTGTACTTTGCCTAATGCTCTTCCACGCTGCTTCCTTGACCGCCGCTCCACTGGGGGAAGAAAGAGCGGATCTCGTCCGATACGAAAATGTGCAGACCGAGAATGGATACCGGTTTTc GTTTGAAACGAAAGACGGACAAATTCGCGAAGAAGTTGGCACGATCGATGTGCCGACGGGAGTGCTGAAAGTCAGCGGTCGGTACAGTTATCGCACGCCAGATGGAGCCTCGTATCGAGTTGACTTTGTGGCCGACGAGAACGGATATCGAACGATCGAGCAGCCGAATGTTGCAGTGCAAATGTTACCCTTTCCTACTCCTGTGGGTG CTCTGAACCTGATAACACGTCTATTTGGAACCATCAAATTCGAATCCACGATGAATAAG AAAACAATCAGCCTTCTTTTGGTGGTTTTTAGTCTAATTCTGTCGATCGACGCACGTCCCACAAACGAAGTTAACAACAACTACCAGCACTTTGAAGTCATTAGAGACCAGTACGGTGGACAATCGTTTTC ATACAAAACTGATGATGGTCAGTGGCGCAACGAAACTGTAAAAGTAGACGCTAACACCGGTAAGCTGATCATATCCGGCTGGTACCGGTACGTTGGTACGGATGGGGAGATTTATCAGGTGAAATACGTGGCGGATGAAAACGGCTTCCGACCCCTGGGGGCGCATCTTCCGGGTGCGGATCTATCAGATCGGAGTATTTTCGACGTGTCTACGCGGCTCGCTAATGGTCTTTCGAGAACAAGTTTGCTTTCGCTGGCCGGATGA
- the LOC131266803 gene encoding cuticle protein CP14.6-like yields MKLAIVFAAVLAVLAVAPANVLCAFGDDVAAMVVRGSYSYFGPDGQVYTVNYVADENGFQPEAPHIPR; encoded by the coding sequence ATGAAACTTGCCATCGTTTTCGCCGCCGTTTTGGCCGTTTTGGCCGTTGCCCCCGCCAACGTACTGTGTGCATTCGGCGATGATGTGGCCGCGATGGTCGTGCGCGGATCGTACTCGTACTTCGGCCCAGACGGACAGGTCTACACAGTGAACTACGTCGCCGACGAGAACGGATTCCAGCCGGAGGCACCTCATATACCGCGCTAG
- the LOC131266796 gene encoding endocuticle structural glycoprotein ABD-5-like produces the protein MHAQTVFLLFAGLLALALAAPRPAGDEKDAQVLRYDNDHNGIDGYNFQVETSNGIQRQEQAQLKQFDDENSALVVRGSYSFTADDGQVYTVNYVADENGFQPEAPHLPK, from the coding sequence ATGCACGCCCAAACCGTTTTCTTGCTCTTCGCCGGTCTGCTGGCCCTTGCCCTGGCCGCCCCGCGTCCCGCTGGCGACGAAAAGGACGCCCAAGTTCTGCGGTACGACAACGACCACAACGGCATCGATGGGTACAACTTCCAGGTTGAAACCAGCAACGGCATCCAGCGTCAGGAGCAGGCGCAGCTGAAGCAGTTCGACGACGAGAACTCGGCCCTGGTCGTACGCGGCTCGTACTCGTTCACCGCCGACGATGGTCAGGTGTATACGGTGAATTATGTTGCTGATGAGAACGGATTCCAGCCGGAGGCTCCTCATCTCCCGAAGTAA
- the LOC131264694 gene encoding larval cuticle protein 65Ag1-like, which yields MNIKPRAMNYFTTASCLAVICLLVLMKPALGAPAQNLDPELIFYENTRDENGYSFSYKTKDGQYREERGEINAETGVLVVNGVYGFIGTDGESYEYNYVADEEGYRIVTKEPEIGFAPPLSNAALLTLVG from the exons ATGAACATTAAGCCACGAGCCATG aACTATTTCACAACTGCCTCGTGCCTTGCGGTCATTTGCTTGCTGGTGCTAATGAAACCCGCTTTGGGAGCCCCTGCCCAAAATCTCGACCCGGAGTTGATTTTCTACGAGAATACGAGAGACGAAAATGGGTACAGCTTCTCGTACAAAACCAAAGACGGTCAGTACCGCGAGGAGCGTGGTGAGATTAATGCTGAAACGGGGGTCCTTGTCGTCAACGGAGTGTACGGGTTCATCGGGACTGATGGAGAATCGTACGAGTACAACTACGTCGCCGATGAGGAAGGATATCGTATTGTGACGAAGGAACCGGAAATTGGATTCGCTCCTCCACTGTCCAACGCTGCCTTACTGACACTCGTTGGTTGA
- the LOC131264695 gene encoding larval cuticle protein 65Ag1-like, whose translation MRHTVNILLLLIAITLRDVNGAPAKDVDPNLKSFLIEADDTEQMFAYQTKDGQTREETVSWDGGKLVISGWYRYLGPDGVSYTVQYVADEKGFQPLGAHLPGADPDPDQYVISQPFAGGISKTVLLSLTG comes from the exons ATGAGGCACACGGTGAAC ATTTTATTGTTGCTGATTGCAATCACATTGCGTGACGTAAACGGGGCCCCTGCAAAGGATGTCGATccaaatttaaaaagtttccTCATCGAAGCCGATGACACAGAGCAAATGTTTGC TTATCAAACAAAAGATGGACAAACGCGGGAAGAAACGGTTTCTTGGGATGGCGGTAAACTCGTCATCTCAGGATGGTATCGATACCTTGGACCGGACGGGGTTTCCTACACGGTGCAGTACGTCGCGGACGAGAAAGGATTTCAACCGCTCGGCGCTCATCTACCCGGAGCCGATCCCGATCCGGACCAGTACGTCATATCTCAACCGTTTGCGGGAGGAATTTCCAAAACGGTGCTGCTTTCGTTAACTGGATAA
- the LOC131264697 gene encoding larval cuticle protein 1-like yields the protein MRVVSLVVLCLMLFHAASLTAAPLGEERADLVRYENVQTENGYRFSFETKDGQIREEVGTIDVPTGVLKVSGRYSYRTPDGASYRVDFVADENGYRTIEQPNVAVQMYKTKDGQWRDETVEVDAATGKLVISGWYR from the exons ATGCGTGTGGTGAGT TTAGTTGTACTTTGCCTAATGCTCTTCCACGCTGCTTCCTTGACCGCCGCTCCACTGGGGGAAGAAAGAGCGGATCTCGTCCGATACGAAAATGTGCAGACCGAGAATGGATACCGGTTTTc GTTTGAAACGAAAGACGGACAAATTCGCGAAGAAGTTGGCACGATCGATGTGCCGACGGGAGTGCTGAAAGTCAGCGGTCGGTACAGTTATCGCACGCCAGATGGAGCCTCGTATCGAGTTGACTTTGTGGCCGACGAGAACGGATATCGAACGATCGAGCAGCCGAATGTTGCAGTGCAAAT GTACAAAACCAAGGATGGTCAATGGCGTGACGAAACGGTGGAGGTGGACGCCGCCACCGGGAAGCTGGTCATATCCGGCTGGTACCGGTAG
- the LOC131266801 gene encoding flexible cuticle protein 12-like, whose product MKFAIVFAAVLAVALAAPADERDAQVLRYENDNLGVDGYNFQYETSNNINRVESAQLKSFGDDVSALVVRGSYSYTGPDGQVYTVNYVADENGFQPEAPHLPRA is encoded by the exons ATGAAGTTCGCCATCGTTTTCGCCGCCGTTCTGGCCGTTGCCCTTGCCGCCCCCGCCGACGAACGGGACGCTCAGGTCCTGCGATACGAGAACGATAACCTGGGAGTCGATGGATACAACTTCCA GTATGAaaccagcaacaacatcaaTCGCGTCGAGTCGGCCCAGCTGAAGAGCTTCGGTGATGATGTGTCCGCCCTGGTCGTGCGCGGATCGTACTCCTACACTGGCCCCGACGGACAGGTCTACACCGTGAACTACGTCGCCGACGAGAACGGATTCCAGCCGGAGGCACCTCATCTACCGCGCGCCTAA
- the LOC131266802 gene encoding flexible cuticle protein 12-like: protein MRMLVGFVTLALLAGALAAPLDDSKSAQILRYNSENIGIDGYRFDFETSDGTSRTEEAELRNPGTDNEAIVVRGSYSYTGPDGTVYVINYVADENGFQPEGTHIPK, encoded by the exons ATGAGGATG CTCGTCGGATTCGTTACCCTGGCGCTCTTGGCGGGAGCATTGGCCGCCCCGTTGGATGATTCTAAAAGTGCCCAAATCTTGCGATACAACAGCGAAAATATCGGTATCGATGGCTACCGTTTCGA TTTTGAAACCAGCGATGGAACGAGCCGAACGGAAGAGGCCGAACTGCGCAACCCCGGCACGGACAATGAGGCGATTGTGGTCCGAGGATCCTACTCGTACACCGGACCGGACGGAACCGTCTACGTGATCAATTATGTTGCTGATGAGAACGGGTTCCAGCCGGAGGGAACGCACATCCCGAAGTAG
- the LOC131264699 gene encoding flexible cuticle protein 12-like, with translation MKFALLFVALCVAATMAVPVPDSDAQVLKFDSVVNPESYNYAYETSNGIQAQEAGELKSLGDASGLSVRGSYSYTGPDGQVYTVTYLADENGFQPDGAHIPTTA, from the coding sequence ATGAAGTTCGCGCTGCTGTTTGTTGCCCTGTGCGTCGCCGCCACCATGGCCGTCCCCGTTCCGGACAGTGACGCCCAAGTACTGAAGTTCGACAGCGTGGTCAACCCGGAAAGCTACAACTACGCGTACGAGACGAGCAACGGTATCCAGGCACAGGAGGCGGGAGAGCTGAAGAGTCTGGGCGATGCCTCCGGTCTGAGCGTGCGCGGATCGTACTCGTACACCGGCCCCGATGGACAGGTCTACACTGTCACCTACCTTGCGGACGAGAACGGATTCCAGCCGGATGGTGCTCATATTCCCACAACTGCCTAA